The following are encoded together in the Vigna unguiculata cultivar IT97K-499-35 chromosome 2, ASM411807v1, whole genome shotgun sequence genome:
- the LOC114168421 gene encoding protein ASPARTIC PROTEASE IN GUARD CELL 1, with protein sequence MGPFTYLFPLFLLGCFSPLTLSRTTPHTPKTTLLDVVSSLRNAHNAVASPHYHPLQRQEEPSPLSSFAVHLHSRASIQKPSHSDYKSLTLARLERDSARVRALQTRLDLALNRVSNSDLHPAESRPEFEANALQGPIVSGTSQGSGEYFLRVGIGKPPSQAYVVLDTGSDVSWIQCEPCSQCYQQSDPIFSPLSSSSYSPIHCDAPQCKSLDLSECRNGTCLYEVSYGDGSYTVGEFATETVTLGASAVSGVAIGCGHNNEGLFVGAAGLLGLGGGKLSFPAQVNSTSFSYCLVDRDSDAVSTLEFDSPMPHNAVTAPLLRNPELDTFYYLGLKGISVGGETLPVPESSFSVDATGGGGIIVDSGTAVTRLRSEVYDALRDAFVKGAKGLQKANSVSLFDTCYDLSSRNSVEVPTVTFHFPEGRELPLPAKNYLIPVDSVGTFCFAFAPTTSSLSIIGNVQQQGTRVGFDIGNSLVGFSANSC encoded by the coding sequence ATGGGACCTTTCACTTACCTCTTCCCACTTTTTCTTCTGGGGTGCTTCTCTCCGTTAACACTCTCTCGAACCACACCGCACACTCCCAAAACGACACTCCTCGACGTCGTTTCCTCCCTTCGAAACGCGCACAATGCGGTCGCTTCACCCCATTACCACCCTCTCCAACGACAGGAAGAACCCTCTCCTCTATCGTCGTTCGCTGTTCATCTACATTCCCGTGCCTCAATTCAAAAACCCTCGCACAGCGACTATAAATCCCTAACCCTTGCTCGACTCGAGCGCGACTCAGCCCGAGTCAGAGCCCTGCAAACTCGTTTAGATCTTGCTCTGAACCGCGTCTCGAACTCGGATCTCCACCCGGCCGAGTCACGCCCCGAGTTCGAAGCCAATGCGCTCCAGGGACCAATCGTCTCGGGAACGAGTCAGGGAAGCGGTGAGTACTTCCTCCGAGTCGGAATCGGGAAGCCACCTAGTCAGGCCTACGTGGTTCTGGACACAGGAAGCGACGTCAGTTGGATCCAATGCGAACCATGCTCCCAATGCTACCAACAATCCGACCCGATTTTCAGCCCGCTTTCGTCCTCTTCCTACTCGCCTATCCACTGCGACGCCCCGCAGTGTAAATCCCTCGACCTCTCCGAGTGCCGCAATGGAACCTGCCTCTACGAAGTCTCATACGGCGACGGATCTTACACCGTCGGCGAGTTCGCCACGGAGACCGTCACTCTCGGCGCGTCGGCAGTATCCGGCGTCGCCATCGGCTGCGGCCACAACAACGAAGGACTATTCGTCGGCGCCGCTGGTCTGCTCGGTCTCGGTGGCGGAAAGCTCTCGTTTCCGGCGCAGGTCAATTCGACTTCGTTTTCGTACTGCCTCGTGGACCGCGACTCCGACGCCGTTTCCACTCTTGAGTTCGACTCGCCGATGCCGCACAATGCCGTCACCGCGCCGCTGTTGCGGAACCCCGAGCTCGACACGTTCTATTACCTCGGCTTGAAAGGAATCAGTGTTGGCGGCGAGACTCTCCCGGTACCTGAGTCGAGCTTTTCTGTCGACGCCACCGGAGGAGGTGGAATCATTGTCGATTCCGGCACGGCTGTGACACGGCTACGGAGCGAGGTGTACGACGCACTCCGCGACGCATTCGTGAAGGGGGCGAAGGGGTTGCAGAAGGCGAACAGTGTGTCGTTGTTTGACACGTGCTACGACTTGTCGTCGAGGAACAGTGTGGAGGTGCCGACTGTGACGTTTCATTTTCCTGAGGGGAGGGAGTTACCGTTACCGGCGAAGAATTACCTGATACCGGTTGACTCAGTAGGGACGTTTTGCTTCGCGTTTGCACCAACAACGTCGTCGTTGTCAATCATTGGGAACGTGCAGCAACAAGGGACACGTGTCGGTTTCGATATCGGTAACTCGCTCGTTGGATTCTCTGCCAACAGCTGCTAG
- the LOC114174510 gene encoding uncharacterized protein LOC114174510 → MRLVDPNEGLLVKAFVKGLRASSFDESLYRFLPKTLMEIRQRAAMEIETEEAMRHKKVGDKRTLAHTKSERDIKTYRRERTPLRARPNRRFVPYISQQRTEYRRIQKIPSFRVALTEILEDAEISKHLRYPNITGRTLRSRPDAWCKFHQAGSHDTNSCYALNNQLSTLADRGLMRKFMKSDTDAEPSETCPAPDLHETPVLGDFNTIAGGFAEGGQTSSARKRYVRSVMTTAKIERPKKVLAIVFSSEDLKGVVPHEDDPIVLSVIMMGRNVHRVLVDQGSSADMMF, encoded by the coding sequence ATGAGGTTAGTCGACCCTAATGAGGGTTTACTTGTAAAAGCCTTTGTGAAGGGGCTCCGAGCCAGTTCCTTCGATGAATCCCTGTACCGGTTTCTGCCAAAGACCTTAATGGAGATTAGGCAAAGGGCAGCTATGGAGATAGAGACCGAAGAGGCCATGCGTCATAAAAAAGTAGGGGACAAGAGAACGCTGGCTCATACCAAGAGTGAACGAGATATCAAAACTTATCGAAGAGAAAGGACTCCACTGCGAGCTAGACCGAATCGTCGTTTCGTTCCTTACATATCACAACAAAGGACCGAGTATCGACGAATTCAGAAAATCCCAAGCTTCAGGGTGGCTCTAACTGAAATATTGGAAGATGCGGAAATATCTAAACATTTGCGCTATCCCAATATCACAGGGAGAACACTCAGAAGTAGACCGGATGCTTGGTGTAAGTTTCATCAGGCCGGAAGTCATGACACAAATTCGTGTTATGCCTTAAATAATCAACTTTCTACGTTGGCAGACAGGGGACTCATGAGGAAATTTATGAAATCTGATACAGATGCGGAACCATCCGAAACTTGTCCAGCCCCCGACTTGCACGAGACACCTGTGCTAGGGGATTTCAATACGATAGCAGGAGGTTTCGCGGAAGGAGGACAAACCAGCTCGGCTAGGAAAAGATATGTAAGAAGTGTCATGACTACAGCCAAAATCGAAAGGCCAAAGAAAGTTCTGGCTATAGTCTTTTCGAGTGAAGATTTAAAGGGAGTAGTTCCGCATGAAGATGATCCCATCGTCTTGTCTGTTATCATGATGGGAAGGAATGTTCATAGAGTGCTAGTTGATCAGGGGAGTTCTGCCGATATGATGTTCTGA